In the Verrucomicrobiota bacterium genome, CCCCCCCACCGCAGCCGCCGCAGCGGTCAGACCGCCCAAGCCCAAGGGACGCGCGGGCAAAGCTCTCTTGAGCTTCCTCGCGCTTGGCCTCCTGGGGGGCACTGGCTACTACCTTTGGGCCAGCCAAGAACAGCCCGACTCCCCTTACGTGAAGCAGATTGACGAATGGCTGGGGATGATCCCCCCCATCAGCGGTTCTAGTGAACCCGACCCAGAACCGTCCGCGCCTGAACCGGAAGTCACCTCACCTGAAGAACCCGTCGAAGAGGAAGTCGCTTCGCTTGGCCCAGAGCCGTCTGAGGAAGTCATGGTCGCCGACGTGACGGAGAACGACCCGGAAACTCGGGAAAGTCCCACGCCCGAGCCAGCAGCCGAAGCAGACCTCTCTTTTGAGGACTCCGAAATCGTAGAAGCCGAAGCGCGCGATTTTCTTCTGGAAGCGCCCAATCGCTTTCTCGACGAATTTCTCCAAGGTCCGACCAATCTGGAGGAGCGCGCCCCCTATTTTGACATCGCCTTGACTCCCGAGCTGCGGAGCCTTCTGGCCGAAACGCCCCTCGCCCGGCCGCTCACCACCCTCCGGCATGACTACGTCGATCTTTTTGGCGAAAAAGGGAGCCGGGAATTTTTCTATCTCTTTCGCGAGAATGGCAGTCGCTTCTTTGATGAAGAGGCCGAGCGCGATCCCATCCTGGTCCATGTCTATGAAGTGGGGGGCCAATTGAAATTCAATCTTCGCGCCTTTCTCCAGGCCTACCAGGGTTCGGCCGAGCAATTCACCAACTCCTCGACCGATCGCACGGAGCGATTCTTCGTCATCGCCAACCGCTCCAGCTCTCCTTCGACCGAACTAGAAAACCCCGACCAATGGATGGCCTTCCGCTTCTCGCTCTACCATAATGGCCCGACCGTGGCCTACGCCTTCACGCTGAAAGATTCGGACCTCGGGAAAAAAATGGCGGATGACATCCCTTGGATGTCGAGTCCTTGGAGCATGCCCAAGCCCATCGTGGTGGAATTGGCGACTGATGAACGCCACGGCTTCCTCAAAGTGCGAAACTACTTCGAAGGCTGGCGCAAGCTTTGATCGCTAGCGGGCTTGCCAAGCCTCCCAACCGTTCGCCAAAACATAGACCTCGGCCGTCGGAATCACTCCCTCGTCCATCAAATCCTTCAGCCGGACGGCCACTCTCCCGCTGGCATCGCAGGAATCCGAGGCGCAATAGACCACCACCGGTCGATCTTCCGCCAGCGACCCCGAGGCCATCAATTCAAAAAACGACTCCTCCCATGAGACATCGGACGCTTCCGAAAGAAGAAACGAATGGGGAACATGCCCTTCCTCGAATTCCTTTTTCGATCTCGCGTCAATCCACGTGACCCCGGACCCGCTCTCCCAAGAGAGCGCCTCCTCCACCGAAACCTCGGGAATCCCATGAAGCGAGGCCGTGCTCCCGTAGAGGAAAAGCTGGGAAAGTCGCGCATCCAAGAAAAAGGCCGTCACTCCCAAGAGAGCCACCACAAAGACGATCACGCCAAAATCTCGCAGCAGATTTTTCATATTCTCTGACCGGGGCAGGGGGGAAAGTGGCCGTCTCCGTCCCGGAGCCGGCCCAGGCAGGACCGACCCGGGGAGCGGATCTTGAGAGCCCGCTGCAAGGACCCTGAAGACTCGCTCACCCTCCCCCTCCTTCCTGCTCTCCCATCCCAACCGGCTGATCAGTCGGTGGATGCACCCGGAAGTAGGCGAGCGCTTGAGAAGATTTGGACTTAGCGAAGTCGGTTTCAATCTTCAGCAGGCCGTAAAGGACCTGGTCGGTGGAATCCGGCAAAAGATGAATGCGATACCGTCGGCCCTCTTCCACCACCTCCACCCGATGCTGAAACCCCGGCCGGGATGACTGGATGCCCTCTGCCAGCAACCCAGCCTGATGCGTTTCCGCCACCTCCACTTGGAAAGACTTCTCTTGCAACGGATCGCCTTGAGCCCACTCGAGGATCTTGGGAGAGATACGGAGCAGCTTGGGAATCTCGGCCCGAATGCGCAACCTGATCTCCGCCTGGGTCGAGGAGTTGGTTCGCACCGAGATGGACTTCTCCACCAAGCCGGAAAAATTGGCATAGCTGAACACCACCTCGATCGCCCCCGTCTCCCCCGGCCCCACTTCCAATCTCCGCCACTTGGGCAAAGCCAGACAGCCGCAAGAACCTACGATCTTCTCAATCACGACCGGTTCGGAAGACCGATTGGCATACGGAAAAGAGACAGGGATTTCGGTCTCAGAAAGATCGAGCTGTGGCTCCACCAGCGTTCGCTCGAAGACCAAGCCATCCCCCGAAGCCATCGCGAGATCCGCGAGCAGCCAACCGGCCGCAATCAGGAAGATGTTTCGGGAAACCATTGATAAAGGAAAAAGTAAATCAGCACTCCAGTGACCGAGACATAATACCACATCGGGAAGGTCCAGACAGCAATCTTCCGATGCCGGGCGTGATCCCCTTTGAGCGCCCGGATCATAGTCATCAAAATCATGGGCACGATGGCCATGGCCAAGATGAGGTGAGAAATGAGCATGGTGTAATAAAACACCCGCCAAAACCCTTGGCCGGCAAAGGTGGTGTTCATGTCCAGTCCCGCTGCCTGTTTCAGGTATTTGTGAAGGAGATATCCGACCAGAAACACGGCCGAGACGCAGAAGGCGGAGATCATACACCGCCTGTGGCCTAGCTTGCGCCCCGTCTTGATGAAGTAAAAGCCGAGGGTCAGCAAGATGGTGGCGACCGTGTTGAGACCGGCGTTCCAAGCTGGGAGAAGCTCGATCATCTAGCCTCTTTTCGCGTCCACCGCTTCCACCACTAGAGAATTCAAATCCCGCCGCAGCCGAGCGTAGGGATCGTCTTTCAGTCCGTCGATGTGAATGGAGTAACCGTCTCCGCGAAGATTCCCGGCGTGGTCCACCAATCGGATGCTCAAGTCGTGGGCGATGTCGTTCTCATCTTCCTCATTTCGCACCGGCCTGGAATAGCGGAAATACTTGAAGAGATAATCGTAAAGCTCCTCCGCACTGCCCGTCAAAAACCACCAATTCGGCTTGGCAGCCTCTTGCATCTCGACCCAATCCTTGAACTCATCGGGCGTGTATCGAATGGGATCCACCTGGAAGGAAACAAAATGCACGTTCGGGTTCTCGCCAAACTCGGAATACAGCTCAAGAAGTTGCGCCACCACCGTGCCACAGCCAGTTGGGCAATAGGGATAGATGTTGCTGACGACCAGGACCTTTCCTTGGAGGTCTGACACTTGGACTGTTTCCCCGGAAACGGCCTCCGTCAGTTCGATGCTTTTTTCAATTCGCTCCCGGTAGGCCAGCCGAGGGTTGGCCTGCTCGTTCTGGAACCGGATGAGATAATTCCAAGCCACTAGGAACCCCAGGACGATCACAATGATGATCGACCAGAGTGTGATGGGAAAGGCAGCGGCGCCCGCCTGTTGGGGAGTTGGAGATTCGGTCTCGTTCATGGTCGTGAAGTATCTACGAAAGGGGCCCGCGCCAGGCGACGCCGTAAAGAATCAAGGTGGCCGGCATGTAAAGAAGCGTGGCAAAAAAGAGCTTTCGTGCGGAATCCAAACTCGGTTTTTGGCGAAAGGCCCAGCCCAAAACCAGGAGGACCAAAGCCAGCGCCGCTCCCAGCCCCACCCCCCACCAAGCCATGAAGCCGTAGACCCATGGCAGAGCGTTCAAAAGTAGAAGCGGAAGGGTGAAGGCCAACATCAACCCGGAAGTGCGCTGGCCGTCCTCATCCCCACATGCCCACATGCGAAAACCGGCCCGCTCATATTCTGCGCGATACATCCAGTTGATGGCCAGAAAGTGCGGCATCTGCCAAAAAAAGAGCAGGGCGAAGAGGAACCAAGCCTCCACGGTGTAGCCCTGCCCAGCGGCCACCCAGCCAATCATCGGAGGGATCCCACCCGTGACTGCTCCCACCACCGTGTTGAGGGGGGTTTTTCGCTTGAGGGGCGTGTAGACAAAGACATAGATCGCCAAAGTCAGGGCCGCCAAAAAGGCGGCCTGA is a window encoding:
- a CDS encoding rhodanese-like domain-containing protein; its protein translation is MKNLLRDFGVIVFVVALLGVTAFFLDARLSQLFLYGSTASLHGIPEVSVEEALSWESGSGVTWIDARSKKEFEEGHVPHSFLLSEASDVSWEESFFELMASGSLAEDRPVVVYCASDSCDASGRVAVRLKDLMDEGVIPTAEVYVLANGWEAWQAR
- a CDS encoding DUF1573 domain-containing protein, whose protein sequence is MVSRNIFLIAAGWLLADLAMASGDGLVFERTLVEPQLDLSETEIPVSFPYANRSSEPVVIEKIVGSCGCLALPKWRRLEVGPGETGAIEVVFSYANFSGLVEKSISVRTNSSTQAEIRLRIRAEIPKLLRISPKILEWAQGDPLQEKSFQVEVAETHQAGLLAEGIQSSRPGFQHRVEVVEEGRRYRIHLLPDSTDQVLYGLLKIETDFAKSKSSQALAYFRVHPPTDQPVGMGEQEGGGG
- a CDS encoding DUF420 domain-containing protein, whose amino-acid sequence is MIELLPAWNAGLNTVATILLTLGFYFIKTGRKLGHRRCMISAFCVSAVFLVGYLLHKYLKQAAGLDMNTTFAGQGFWRVFYYTMLISHLILAMAIVPMILMTMIRALKGDHARHRKIAVWTFPMWYYVSVTGVLIYFFLYQWFPETSS
- a CDS encoding SCO family protein; its protein translation is MNETESPTPQQAGAAAFPITLWSIIIVIVLGFLVAWNYLIRFQNEQANPRLAYRERIEKSIELTEAVSGETVQVSDLQGKVLVVSNIYPYCPTGCGTVVAQLLELYSEFGENPNVHFVSFQVDPIRYTPDEFKDWVEMQEAAKPNWWFLTGSAEELYDYLFKYFRYSRPVRNEEDENDIAHDLSIRLVDHAGNLRGDGYSIHIDGLKDDPYARLRRDLNSLVVEAVDAKRG
- the cyoE gene encoding heme o synthase, producing the protein MRSATRKLGLGEDLMELVKFRLSFLVVFTTLAGYWFGSNLSWSGWTLFHTILGTLATAFAAAIFNQLLEIEPDARMKRTEDRPLVGNRLPRVGAFVLGWLLAAFGIVHLGQMVVPENPQAAFLAALTLAIYVFVYTPLKRKTPLNTVVGAVTGGIPPMIGWVAAGQGYTVEAWFLFALLFFWQMPHFLAINWMYRAEYERAGFRMWACGDEDGQRTSGLMLAFTLPLLLLNALPWVYGFMAWWGVGLGAALALVLLVLGWAFRQKPSLDSARKLFFATLLYMPATLILYGVAWRGPLS